The following are encoded together in the Gilvimarinus sp. DA14 genome:
- the mnmG gene encoding tRNA uridine-5-carboxymethylaminomethyl(34) synthesis enzyme MnmG, with protein sequence MIYPEKFDVIVVGGGHAGTEACLAAARMGCKTLLLSHNIETLGQMSCNPAIGGIGKSHLVKEIDALGGAMALATDAGGIQFRILNARKGPAVRATRAQADRVLYKAAIRHTLENQPNLWIFQQAVDDLIVENDEVRGVVTQMGLKFQANQVVLTTGTFLGGVIHIGLQNHSGGRAGDPPAQALAKRLREYPLRVDRLKTGTPPRIDAKSVDFSDLQEQWGDEPRPVMSVRGNREMQPQQVCCWITHTNEKTHEVIRGGLDRSPMYSGVIEGVGPRYCPSIEDKIHRFADKDSHQVFIEPEGLTTHELYPNGISTSLPFDVQMNLVRSIKGFENAHITRPGYAIEYDYFNPQDLKYSLETKVIGGLYFAGQINGTTGYEEAGAQGLLAGLNAARRAREQEAWCPRRDEAYLGVLVDDLITMGTREPYRMFTSRAEYRLLLREDNADQRLTEIGRTMGLVDDAQWQAFCEKSEAVERERARLKDTWVQAGSAEAQALEGKVKSKLTREYSLFDLLKRPELHYADVANLKGEACDSEAVAEQIEIDAKYSGYISRQQEEIDRLRAHENTLFPVDFDFNAVDGLSNEVKQKLSDARPETLARAQRIPGVTPAAVSLLLIYLKKRGLLNRRQAEAC encoded by the coding sequence ATGATTTACCCTGAAAAATTTGACGTAATCGTTGTCGGCGGCGGTCATGCCGGTACCGAAGCCTGTCTGGCCGCCGCCCGCATGGGCTGCAAGACCCTGCTGCTCTCCCACAACATTGAAACCTTGGGACAAATGTCCTGTAACCCTGCTATTGGGGGCATTGGCAAAAGCCATTTGGTCAAAGAAATTGATGCCCTGGGGGGCGCTATGGCCTTGGCAACCGATGCCGGGGGGATTCAGTTCAGAATTCTTAACGCTCGCAAAGGACCGGCAGTGCGAGCTACACGTGCGCAGGCCGATCGCGTGCTCTACAAAGCCGCCATTCGACATACATTGGAAAACCAGCCGAATTTATGGATTTTCCAGCAAGCAGTAGATGATCTGATTGTTGAGAATGATGAAGTTCGTGGCGTAGTCACCCAAATGGGGCTGAAATTTCAGGCCAATCAGGTGGTGTTAACCACCGGCACCTTCCTTGGCGGTGTTATTCACATAGGCCTGCAAAATCACAGCGGCGGTCGCGCTGGCGATCCGCCAGCACAAGCCCTCGCCAAGCGGTTGCGTGAATACCCGTTGCGCGTCGATCGTTTAAAAACCGGTACCCCGCCCCGTATCGACGCCAAATCGGTGGATTTTTCCGACTTGCAGGAGCAGTGGGGCGATGAACCTCGGCCCGTTATGTCAGTTCGTGGCAACCGCGAGATGCAGCCCCAACAGGTGTGCTGCTGGATAACTCATACCAACGAGAAAACCCACGAGGTGATTCGCGGCGGACTGGACCGCTCGCCCATGTACTCCGGTGTGATTGAGGGGGTTGGTCCGCGTTACTGCCCGTCTATCGAGGATAAGATTCATCGCTTTGCCGACAAAGACAGTCATCAGGTGTTTATCGAGCCCGAAGGACTGACTACGCATGAGCTCTATCCCAATGGCATTTCCACCAGCCTGCCCTTTGACGTGCAAATGAACTTGGTGCGCTCAATCAAAGGGTTTGAAAACGCCCACATCACTCGCCCTGGTTATGCGATCGAATACGATTATTTTAATCCACAGGATTTGAAATACTCGCTGGAAACCAAAGTAATTGGCGGCTTGTATTTTGCCGGGCAAATCAACGGCACCACCGGTTACGAGGAGGCGGGCGCCCAGGGCTTGCTCGCCGGTTTGAACGCGGCGCGGCGCGCCCGCGAACAAGAGGCCTGGTGTCCGCGTCGCGACGAGGCCTACCTTGGAGTACTGGTGGATGACCTGATTACCATGGGTACCCGAGAGCCCTATCGCATGTTTACCAGCCGGGCGGAATATCGCTTGTTGCTGCGCGAAGATAACGCCGATCAGCGCTTGACCGAAATTGGTCGCACCATGGGCTTGGTGGATGATGCCCAGTGGCAGGCATTTTGTGAAAAAAGTGAGGCTGTAGAGCGTGAGCGCGCGCGTCTCAAAGACACCTGGGTGCAGGCGGGCTCAGCCGAAGCGCAAGCGCTGGAAGGCAAGGTGAAAAGTAAACTGACCCGCGAATACAGTTTGTTTGATTTGCTCAAACGCCCTGAACTGCACTACGCCGATGTCGCCAACCTGAAGGGGGAAGCCTGCGACAGTGAAGCGGTGGCCGAACAAATCGAGATTGATGCGAAATACTCTGGGTATATTTCCCGCCAGCAAGAGGAAATCGACCGCTTGCGCGCCCACGAAAACACGCTGTTTCCGGTGGATTTTGATTTTAACGCGGTGGACGGTTTATCCAACGAAGTGAAGCAAAAGCTCAGTGATGCGCGCCCCGAAACCCTCGCCCGTGCTCAACGTATCCCCGGGGTGACACCGGCAGCTGTGTCGCTGCTTCTGATTTACCTGAAAAAGCGGGGCTTGCTCAATCGGCGTCAGGCCGAGGCTTGCTGA
- the mnmE gene encoding tRNA uridine-5-carboxymethylaminomethyl(34) synthesis GTPase MnmE, translating into MLNNTDTIAAVATAPGRGGVGIIRVSGPKAETIAAAVTGKTLTPRQAHYLPFYNSRQQELDQGIALLFKGPNSFTGEDVLELQGHGGPVVLGLLLEAVKQLGARQAKPGEFSERAFLNDKLDLAQAEAIADLIEASSEQAARNALSSLQGVFSDQVHALVESLIALRIYVEAAIDFPEEEIDFISDGKVEADLTAIIAELEQLLARARQGQLVRDGMRVVIAGKPNAGKSSLLNALVERESAIVTDIAGTTRDVLKEHIHIDGMPLHIIDTAGLREAADAVEKIGIERAWNEINQADRILLLIDAQEALAHPDWQPENVWPEFTEKLQHSDKVSVIYNKIDLVDGYQLPVDAVKISAKSGLGLDNLKQHLKDCIGYQSTTEGTFTARQRHIDALLAAEQSLQTGAEQLHTHAAGELLAEDLREAQNHLSEITGEFTSDDLLGRIFSSFCIGK; encoded by the coding sequence ATGCTTAACAATACCGACACCATTGCCGCCGTTGCCACCGCCCCCGGTCGCGGCGGCGTGGGTATAATCCGTGTCTCAGGGCCCAAAGCGGAAACAATTGCCGCCGCCGTTACCGGTAAAACCCTCACCCCGCGCCAAGCTCACTACCTGCCTTTTTACAACAGCCGCCAGCAGGAGCTGGACCAGGGCATAGCCCTGCTGTTCAAAGGGCCCAATTCTTTTACCGGCGAAGATGTTCTTGAATTACAAGGCCATGGCGGTCCCGTGGTATTGGGGCTGCTGCTTGAAGCGGTAAAACAACTCGGTGCACGTCAGGCCAAGCCTGGGGAATTCTCTGAACGCGCTTTTCTCAATGACAAACTCGACCTGGCGCAAGCCGAGGCCATTGCCGATCTGATCGAGGCCAGCTCCGAGCAGGCCGCACGCAATGCGTTAAGCTCGCTGCAAGGGGTTTTCTCGGACCAGGTACACGCCCTGGTGGAATCGTTAATTGCCCTGCGTATTTATGTGGAAGCGGCTATCGACTTTCCCGAAGAGGAAATCGACTTTATCAGCGACGGCAAGGTAGAAGCCGACCTGACAGCCATAATCGCTGAACTGGAGCAATTGCTGGCGCGGGCCCGCCAAGGACAATTGGTGCGAGACGGTATGCGAGTCGTTATCGCAGGCAAACCCAATGCTGGTAAATCCAGCCTTCTCAACGCTTTAGTAGAGCGCGAGAGCGCCATCGTTACCGACATTGCCGGCACCACCCGGGATGTACTCAAAGAACATATCCACATCGACGGCATGCCGCTGCATATTATCGATACCGCAGGTTTACGTGAAGCCGCGGACGCGGTGGAAAAAATTGGTATCGAGCGCGCCTGGAATGAAATCAACCAGGCCGATCGAATTTTGCTGCTAATCGACGCCCAAGAAGCCCTCGCCCACCCCGATTGGCAGCCGGAAAATGTCTGGCCGGAATTTACCGAAAAGCTACAGCACAGCGATAAAGTCAGTGTCATTTACAACAAAATCGACCTGGTGGACGGCTATCAGCTACCTGTGGATGCGGTAAAGATAAGCGCCAAATCAGGTTTAGGGTTAGATAATCTGAAGCAACACCTAAAAGACTGTATCGGCTATCAGAGCACCACCGAGGGCACCTTTACCGCCCGCCAACGCCATATCGATGCCCTGCTCGCCGCCGAACAAAGCCTGCAGACAGGCGCGGAACAACTACATACCCACGCCGCCGGCGAACTGCTGGCCGAAGACCTGCGCGAAGCGCAAAATCATCTATCGGAAATTACCGGCGAATTTACCTCGGACGATTTACTGGGCCGAATTTTCTCGTCGTTTTGTATCGGGAAGTAA
- a CDS encoding fructosamine kinase family protein, whose amino-acid sequence MDIWQQLNDEFFSGNLALDSRVPVAGGDISDSFRVENTDGESFFIKVHRQKGLLEAEYNNLLKLDTGELACPQALGFVSVSECSALILPFLELRAQGDEALLGQQLALMHGQQSSDGRYGLDYDNYIGASIQVNCKSESWAEFWWQSRLLPQLRMAKSAGLQMDKWQGVKSANDKILASHQPPASLLHGDLWGGNKAYLQDGTPIVFDPATYYGDRETDIAFTRLFGGFNDAFYRAYQQQWPLPAGWQVRQSLYNLYHLLNHLNLFGTGYLNSVRTAIDEVMELGR is encoded by the coding sequence GTGGATATTTGGCAGCAACTGAATGACGAGTTTTTTTCTGGAAATTTGGCACTGGATAGCCGCGTGCCTGTAGCCGGTGGGGATATCAGCGACAGTTTTCGGGTGGAGAACACAGACGGTGAGTCGTTTTTTATCAAAGTACATCGCCAAAAAGGGCTGCTAGAGGCCGAATATAACAACCTGCTAAAACTCGATACGGGGGAGCTGGCTTGCCCACAAGCCCTGGGATTTGTCTCTGTAAGTGAGTGTTCGGCGTTGATTTTGCCGTTCTTAGAGCTTCGTGCCCAAGGAGATGAGGCTTTGCTGGGACAGCAGTTGGCACTCATGCATGGTCAGCAAAGCAGCGATGGCCGATATGGGTTGGACTATGACAACTATATTGGTGCCAGTATACAGGTGAACTGCAAGAGCGAGAGCTGGGCAGAGTTTTGGTGGCAGAGTCGTCTGCTGCCTCAGCTACGCATGGCGAAATCTGCCGGGCTGCAAATGGATAAGTGGCAGGGGGTAAAAAGTGCTAACGATAAAATCTTGGCTAGTCATCAGCCCCCAGCCTCGCTTTTGCATGGAGACCTTTGGGGCGGCAACAAAGCCTATTTGCAAGACGGCACCCCGATCGTGTTTGATCCTGCGACTTATTATGGCGATAGGGAGACAGATATAGCCTTTACTCGTTTATTCGGAGGCTTTAACGACGCTTTTTATCGAGCTTACCAACAACAGTGGCCGCTGCCTGCAGGCTGGCAGGTGCGCCAGAGCTTGTACAATCTCTATCATTTACTAAACCACCTCAACCTTTTTGGTACCGGGTATCTGAACTCTGTGCGTACAGCCATTGATGAGGTGATGGAACTCGGTCGGTGA
- the yidC gene encoding membrane protein insertase YidC — MDWQKNLLLAAMGAVVIMLIMRWDDFQQAKMAAEPAQAQAQASTASGGDIPNPVATASDVPQSADTSTDTPQASAQTIQVNTDTLQVSINTRGGDIVHVALPQHYAEIDTPDQPFVLVENNNSETYSLQSGLIGQNGTDSAEGRPVFASESAAYSLTEGADTLVVDLTHQQQNATITKRFTFYRGEYRVELDYLVENTGDQPWQASLYGQIKRDSHEPYAGTGFGMQPFVGAALTTNDERYKKFSFDDLEDESFKTQTQGGWVSMVQHYFISAWIPDQEQTNNYFLRQLGNQDLFLMGFTSAPLVVAPGQTGTIKSQLYAGPKDTGKLEQIAPYLDLTVDYGWLWWLAKPLFSVLDWIHGLIGNWGLAIILLTVLIKALFFKLSATSYRSMARMRKLAPKMKDIKERYGDDRQKMSQETMKLYRDEKVNPLGGCLPMLIQMPVFLALYWVLMESVELRHTPFLWIPDLSVKDPIFVLPLLMGFTMWLTMRLNPEPPDPMQAKIMQFMPVVFTVMFLWFPAGLVLYWVTNNTLSFLQQMVITRQIEKADNPKS; from the coding sequence ATGGATTGGCAAAAAAACCTGTTACTCGCGGCCATGGGCGCCGTTGTGATTATGCTGATTATGCGCTGGGATGATTTTCAGCAGGCAAAAATGGCGGCTGAACCTGCCCAGGCACAAGCACAGGCCAGCACAGCCTCCGGCGGAGACATCCCCAATCCAGTAGCCACTGCCAGTGACGTTCCGCAAAGCGCCGACACCAGTACCGATACGCCGCAGGCCAGTGCACAAACCATTCAGGTAAACACCGATACCTTGCAGGTGAGCATTAACACACGCGGTGGCGATATCGTCCACGTGGCACTGCCGCAGCACTATGCCGAAATCGATACGCCAGATCAGCCGTTTGTTTTGGTGGAAAACAACAATTCTGAAACCTACAGTTTGCAAAGTGGCCTGATTGGTCAAAACGGTACCGACAGCGCCGAAGGGCGGCCGGTGTTTGCCAGTGAAAGCGCCGCGTATTCACTCACAGAAGGTGCAGACACCCTGGTGGTTGACCTGACACATCAGCAGCAAAACGCCACCATCACCAAACGCTTTACTTTTTATCGCGGTGAATACCGGGTCGAGCTGGACTACCTGGTAGAAAACACGGGCGATCAGCCTTGGCAAGCCAGCCTGTACGGACAAATTAAGCGCGACAGTCACGAGCCTTACGCCGGCACCGGCTTTGGCATGCAGCCCTTTGTGGGCGCCGCGCTTACCACCAACGATGAGCGTTACAAAAAGTTCAGCTTTGACGATCTGGAAGACGAAAGCTTCAAAACTCAGACTCAAGGTGGCTGGGTTTCCATGGTGCAGCACTACTTTATCAGTGCTTGGATTCCAGATCAGGAGCAGACCAACAACTACTTTTTGCGTCAACTGGGCAATCAAGACCTGTTCCTGATGGGCTTTACCTCGGCGCCTCTCGTTGTCGCTCCGGGCCAAACCGGTACGATTAAGTCTCAGCTGTACGCCGGCCCCAAAGATACAGGCAAGCTGGAACAGATTGCTCCCTACCTGGATTTAACCGTCGATTACGGCTGGTTGTGGTGGTTAGCCAAGCCACTTTTCAGTGTATTGGATTGGATTCACGGCCTGATCGGTAACTGGGGCCTGGCGATTATTCTGCTAACCGTATTAATCAAAGCGCTGTTTTTCAAACTGAGCGCCACCAGCTACCGCTCGATGGCACGCATGCGCAAGCTCGCGCCCAAAATGAAAGACATCAAGGAGCGCTACGGCGACGACCGCCAGAAAATGTCGCAAGAGACCATGAAGCTCTATCGCGACGAAAAAGTGAATCCTTTGGGTGGCTGTTTGCCCATGCTGATCCAAATGCCGGTATTCCTGGCCCTTTATTGGGTGCTGATGGAGTCGGTAGAGCTGCGCCATACGCCTTTTTTATGGATTCCGGACCTGTCCGTTAAAGATCCGATTTTTGTCCTGCCATTGTTAATGGGCTTTACCATGTGGCTCACCATGCGCCTCAATCCCGAGCCGCCAGACCCGATGCAGGCGAAAATCATGCAGTTTATGCCAGTGGTATTTACGGTGATGTTCCTGTGGTTCCCGGCCGGGTTGGTGCTGTACTGGGTAACCAACAACACCTTAAGCTTCTTACAGCAGATGGTCATTACCCGGCAAATTGAAAAGGCCGATAACCCCAAAAGCTAA
- the lepB gene encoding signal peptidase I, translated as MKIGKWVKANRGIILFLFGMAFFRTAVADWNYVPSGSMEPTLYPGDVLVVNKLAYGPAVPFTRSRLWSTGEPSRGDVITFFPSHTDQCLVKRVVGVPGDRLRFAGSSIWLNGERLTIEEKEGALWQNLTPLLAHKVQLSTSDLATDTFNGEFVVPEGKYFVMGDNRHQSYDSRYWGFVDKSQVVGKVAAVGLSLSDRFVERFASDVL; from the coding sequence ATGAAAATAGGTAAATGGGTTAAAGCAAACCGCGGCATTATTTTGTTTCTTTTCGGCATGGCGTTTTTTCGCACGGCGGTAGCTGATTGGAACTATGTGCCCTCTGGTTCCATGGAGCCAACCTTGTACCCGGGGGATGTATTGGTTGTGAATAAACTCGCCTATGGGCCGGCGGTGCCTTTTACCCGCTCGCGACTTTGGTCTACTGGCGAGCCTTCGCGCGGCGATGTGATTACATTCTTTCCCTCCCATACCGACCAGTGCCTGGTGAAAAGAGTGGTAGGCGTCCCTGGCGACCGGCTGCGGTTTGCGGGCAGCTCTATCTGGCTTAACGGCGAGCGTTTAACCATTGAGGAAAAAGAGGGGGCGCTTTGGCAAAACCTAACACCGCTGTTGGCCCACAAAGTTCAGCTTTCCACTAGCGACCTTGCTACAGATACATTTAACGGGGAATTTGTGGTGCCCGAGGGCAAATACTTTGTCATGGGCGATAACCGCCATCAAAGTTATGATTCCCGCTACTGGGGTTTTGTGGATAAGTCCCAGGTGGTGGGTAAGGTCGCTGCTGTAGGGCTTAGCCTGTCAGATCGTTTTGTGGAGCGCTTTGCCAGCGATGTCCTTTGA
- the rsmG gene encoding 16S rRNA (guanine(527)-N(7))-methyltransferase RsmG — MSDRGTLQRQLQEGAASLGVSLSDAQQGLLLDYLQEFAKWNKAYNLSAVRDIQQMLGRHLLDSLAVVPHIHGQNLIDVGTGGGLPGIVLAICYPEKKFTLLDSNGKKTRFLFHVKTLLGLENVTVENCRVESLKPESLFDTVISRAFASLADMTHWCRHLLSDNGQFLAMKGQFPQVELDEIREAYELLSSIELQVPGEEGERHLLIIRRKQS; from the coding sequence ATGAGTGATCGCGGTACTTTGCAGCGCCAGCTGCAGGAGGGCGCTGCCAGCTTGGGCGTATCTCTGAGCGACGCACAGCAGGGCCTTCTGCTGGATTATCTGCAGGAATTTGCCAAGTGGAACAAGGCATATAACCTTTCCGCAGTACGCGATATTCAGCAGATGTTGGGGCGTCACCTACTGGATTCTTTAGCCGTAGTGCCGCATATTCACGGGCAAAACCTGATTGACGTGGGCACTGGGGGCGGCTTGCCTGGCATCGTACTGGCGATCTGCTACCCAGAGAAAAAATTTACTTTGCTGGACAGCAACGGCAAGAAAACCCGGTTTTTATTTCACGTGAAAACCCTGTTGGGGCTTGAGAATGTGACGGTGGAAAACTGTCGTGTTGAGTCCCTCAAGCCTGAGTCGCTGTTTGACACTGTGATCAGCCGGGCCTTTGCGAGCCTCGCGGATATGACCCATTGGTGTCGCCACCTTTTGAGCGACAATGGCCAGTTCTTGGCTATGAAGGGGCAGTTCCCGCAAGTTGAGTTGGATGAAATTCGCGAAGCTTACGAGTTGCTGAGTAGTATTGAATTGCAGGTACCCGGCGAAGAGGGTGAGCGACATCTGCTGATTATCCGGCGAAAACAGAGTTAA
- a CDS encoding ParA family protein has protein sequence MTKIYAIANQKGGVGKTTSCVNLAASLVATKKRVLLVDLDPQGNATMGSGIDKSELDETVYDVLTDRAPIADCLVVSEEGKYHVLPANGDLTAAEVEMLSLANKERRLDVVLKEVSAQYDYILIDCPPSLNMLTLNALAACHGVIIPMQCEYYALEGLSALMGTIGQIQQVLNPELKIEGILRTMYDPRNSLTNDVSAQLHQHFGDRVYRTCIPRNVRLAEAPSYGQPVLVYDRQSKGAMAYLALAGEILRRNDQNEAADSIQPEIAH, from the coding sequence TTGACCAAGATTTACGCCATTGCAAACCAAAAAGGCGGGGTCGGCAAAACCACCTCCTGCGTCAATCTGGCGGCATCGCTGGTGGCAACCAAAAAACGGGTGTTGCTGGTGGACCTGGACCCACAGGGCAACGCCACTATGGGCAGTGGAATCGATAAGTCCGAGTTGGATGAAACCGTGTACGACGTTTTGACTGATCGTGCGCCAATAGCTGACTGCCTGGTGGTTTCAGAAGAGGGCAAGTACCACGTGCTGCCCGCCAATGGTGATCTGACCGCCGCCGAGGTGGAAATGTTGTCGCTCGCCAACAAAGAGCGTCGATTGGATGTGGTGTTGAAAGAGGTTTCTGCGCAATACGATTACATCCTGATCGACTGTCCACCATCGCTGAACATGCTCACGCTCAACGCTCTGGCCGCTTGTCACGGTGTGATCATCCCCATGCAGTGTGAGTACTACGCCCTTGAGGGGTTGTCGGCGCTGATGGGTACCATCGGCCAAATTCAGCAGGTGCTCAATCCCGAGCTGAAAATTGAGGGTATCTTGCGCACCATGTACGATCCTCGCAACAGTCTGACCAACGATGTTTCGGCGCAGCTGCACCAGCACTTTGGCGACCGTGTTTATCGCACCTGCATCCCCCGTAATGTGCGTCTTGCCGAAGCCCCGAGCTATGGTCAGCCGGTTTTGGTGTACGACCGTCAATCCAAAGGGGCCATGGCCTATCTGGCGCTGGCAGGCGAAATCCTGCGTCGCAACGATCAAAATGAAGCGGCCGATTCTATTCAACCCGAAATCGCGCATTGA
- a CDS encoding ATP synthase subunit I, which translates to MLWLALCVISGPVLYWQPLWGISILWGFSVCLVPAMVFARLAGQIRGATAVRQSVSRFYRAESAKLLLTAVLFAVVFTRDVRISLPVFLCAFVTAQIAQMIVTAAVLNRR; encoded by the coding sequence ATGCTGTGGTTAGCACTGTGTGTCATTAGTGGGCCAGTTCTGTACTGGCAACCACTTTGGGGGATTTCAATACTCTGGGGATTTTCTGTTTGCCTGGTTCCTGCCATGGTATTTGCCAGGCTTGCCGGGCAAATTCGCGGTGCGACGGCAGTACGCCAGAGTGTTAGCCGGTTTTACCGGGCCGAATCAGCCAAGTTATTACTGACCGCCGTATTGTTCGCGGTGGTTTTTACCCGGGATGTGCGTATTAGCCTACCGGTTTTTTTATGCGCTTTTGTTACGGCGCAAATTGCACAAATGATTGTTACAGCAGCGGTGTTAAACCGCCGCTAA
- a CDS encoding 2TM domain-containing protein, which translates to MNVRKLRLQRGWSQEELAEMTGLSIRTIQRIERGQTPALESRKALAAVFDIDISQWQPEDSEMSNTPETTATDQQEQQALEYVRDLKAFYTNVLTYLVVIPFLFFINLTTSPGYLWAWWPTFGWGIGLLIHGIQTFEVFNFFGPGWEKKQVEKRLGRKL; encoded by the coding sequence ATGAATGTTCGCAAGTTAAGGCTGCAGCGGGGTTGGTCGCAGGAGGAGTTGGCCGAGATGACAGGATTGAGCATCCGCACTATTCAGCGGATCGAGCGCGGCCAGACACCAGCTCTGGAGTCGCGCAAAGCCCTCGCCGCTGTTTTCGATATTGATATCAGTCAATGGCAACCCGAGGACAGCGAGATGAGCAACACCCCAGAAACTACCGCCACCGACCAGCAAGAACAGCAGGCGCTGGAGTATGTGCGTGATCTAAAGGCGTTTTACACAAATGTGTTGACCTATTTGGTCGTTATTCCCTTTTTGTTTTTTATCAACCTGACAACCTCACCTGGGTACCTTTGGGCCTGGTGGCCGACCTTTGGTTGGGGTATTGGTTTGCTTATTCACGGTATCCAAACCTTCGAGGTTTTCAACTTTTTTGGTCCGGGCTGGGAGAAAAAGCAAGTTGAGAAACGGTTGGGTCGGAAGTTGTAA
- a CDS encoding ParB/RepB/Spo0J family partition protein codes for MAGKRKGLGKGLDALLGAGVSAPKVGTPSDNSPQTQASAPTIPADGKLMQLPVELIQRGKYQPRRDMHPEALEELSDSIKAQGVMQPIVVRPIGDDKYEIIAGERRWRATQLAGLDKIPAVVREVPDEAAIAMALIENIQREDLNPIEEAIALKRLQDEFELTQQEVAQAVGKSRTTVTNLLRLIALDDEVKKLLEHGDLEMGHARALLTLSPEQQREAGRIIVAKGLTVRQTEALVRKLQEEKDNPPAAPVEVSADIKRLQTELSETLGAGVSIQHSSKGKGKLVISYNNLDELDGILAHIQ; via the coding sequence ATGGCAGGAAAACGCAAAGGTTTGGGCAAAGGCTTGGACGCGCTCTTGGGCGCTGGCGTCAGCGCACCCAAAGTAGGCACTCCCTCGGATAACAGCCCGCAAACACAAGCCTCTGCACCGACCATTCCCGCCGATGGCAAGCTAATGCAGCTGCCGGTAGAGCTGATTCAACGGGGGAAATATCAGCCCCGTCGCGATATGCACCCTGAAGCGCTGGAGGAGCTTTCCGACTCCATCAAGGCTCAGGGCGTGATGCAGCCGATTGTGGTGCGCCCCATCGGCGACGACAAATACGAAATTATCGCCGGGGAGCGACGCTGGCGCGCGACTCAGCTAGCGGGCCTGGATAAAATCCCCGCGGTCGTGCGCGAAGTGCCCGACGAAGCGGCCATCGCCATGGCGCTGATTGAAAACATCCAGCGTGAAGATTTAAACCCCATTGAAGAGGCCATTGCCCTTAAGCGGCTGCAGGACGAGTTTGAGTTAACTCAACAAGAAGTTGCCCAGGCGGTGGGTAAATCCCGCACCACGGTAACCAACTTACTGCGATTGATCGCGCTCGACGATGAGGTGAAAAAGCTGCTGGAGCACGGCGACCTGGAAATGGGACACGCCCGCGCCCTGCTAACTCTCTCTCCCGAACAGCAGCGTGAAGCGGGTCGGATTATCGTGGCCAAAGGGCTTACTGTGCGTCAGACCGAAGCTCTGGTGCGCAAGCTGCAAGAAGAAAAAGACAACCCCCCTGCCGCCCCCGTGGAAGTATCGGCAGATATTAAACGCCTGCAAACTGAGCTTTCCGAAACACTGGGTGCCGGTGTCAGTATCCAGCATTCCAGCAAAGGTAAGGGTAAGTTAGTCATCAGTTACAACAACCTGGATGAGTTAGACGGCATTCTCGCTCATATCCAATAA
- the atpB gene encoding F0F1 ATP synthase subunit A, with translation MAADGNAPTTTEYIQHHLTNWTYGKLPAGTYCDGKSVQETTGWTVAHCSEEMSAMGFNAIHLDSMLWSIGLGIIFLALFRWGASKAHAGVPTGMLNFVEAIIEFIDKTVKDAFQYKSRFVAPLALTIFVWIFLMNLMDLVPVDLIPQLAAWVAGDPHFYFKIVPTTDPNITLGMGFTVFFLMIAFSIREKGFVGFVKELTFHPFHPPTKGAGIILAPLIIVINFALESVTLLARPISLGLRLFGNLYAGEMIFILIATMFGAGLILGLFAGVLQLGWALFHIIVITLQAFVFMVLTIVYMAMAFHNDDEDQFTH, from the coding sequence ATGGCAGCGGACGGTAACGCACCTACGACCACCGAATATATCCAGCACCACTTGACCAACTGGACCTACGGTAAATTACCTGCCGGCACCTATTGCGATGGCAAAAGTGTGCAGGAAACCACCGGCTGGACAGTGGCACATTGCTCAGAAGAAATGTCAGCCATGGGCTTTAATGCCATCCACCTGGACTCTATGTTGTGGTCCATAGGCTTGGGGATTATTTTTCTTGCCCTGTTCCGCTGGGGAGCATCAAAAGCTCATGCGGGTGTTCCCACAGGTATGCTCAACTTTGTTGAAGCGATCATTGAATTTATCGACAAAACCGTTAAAGACGCTTTTCAGTACAAAAGCCGTTTCGTTGCTCCGCTGGCGCTGACGATTTTTGTTTGGATTTTCCTCATGAACCTGATGGACCTGGTGCCGGTGGATCTGATACCGCAGTTGGCTGCCTGGGTTGCAGGTGATCCTCATTTCTACTTCAAGATAGTACCAACTACCGACCCGAACATTACTCTGGGTATGGGTTTTACGGTGTTCTTCTTGATGATTGCGTTCAGTATTCGTGAGAAAGGTTTTGTCGGCTTTGTCAAAGAGCTGACCTTCCACCCTTTCCATCCGCCCACCAAGGGCGCCGGTATTATTCTCGCACCTTTGATTATCGTGATTAACTTTGCGTTGGAGTCTGTGACCCTACTGGCGCGTCCTATTTCACTGGGGCTGCGACTGTTCGGTAACCTCTACGCGGGTGAAATGATCTTTATTCTGATCGCCACCATGTTTGGTGCTGGTCTGATCCTCGGCCTGTTTGCGGGTGTACTACAGCTGGGCTGGGCGCTGTTCCATATTATTGTGATTACCCTTCAGGCGTTTGTATTTATGGTGCTGACCATTGTGTATATGGCAATGGCTTTCCATAACGACGATGAAGACCAGTTTACGCATTAA